DNA from Roseimicrobium sp. ORNL1:
GCCCCAGAAGATGCAGGAGGGTCGCATGCCAGTCGTGGATGTGCATCGGGTTCACCTCGGCCTTGTACCCGATTTCATCCGTGGCCCCGTAGTTCATACCGCCCTTCACCCCACCACCGGCCATCCAGATGGAGTACCCCTTGTTGTTGTGATCCCGCCCGTCAGTTGCCTGGGCATAGGGAGTGCGGCCAAACTCGCCTGCCCACACCACGAGTGTATCCTTCAGCATACCTCGCTGCTTCAGATCCGTAAGCAGTGCCGCGATGGGCCGGTCCGTCGCCTCACAAGCCTTCGCCAGGTTGTCTTTGAGCAACGCATGGTGATCCCAGTTCGCTGGCGCAGCGATCTCGATGAAGCGCACCCCAGCCTCTGCGAGCCGCCGTGCCAGCAGGCACTGCCGTGCGAACTGGTCCTTCCCTTCGCCAATGCCGTACAGCTTGCGGACGCTCTCCGGTTCATCGCGAATCTCCAGCACCCCCGGCACCTCCGACTGCATGCGAAAGGCCAGCTCAAAGGACTCAATCGCCCCCTCGATCTCCGGCTGCCATTGCTCCTGCTCCAGCTTGTGCTGGTTCAGGCTGCGGATAAGATCGATCTGCGCCCGCTGGGTAGATGAGGAAAGCTTGCCATTCGCGATGTTCTTCATCGGTGGCCCCGGTGTATCATCACGCTTCAGGAATGCAGCATACAAATCAGGAAGCTGACTGCCACCAATGCGCGTACCCTGACAGATCGCAGGCAGGAAGGCGCTGCCGTAGTTCAGGGCGCCGCCATTATCCGCCGGCGGATTCAGCGTAATGAAACCCGGGAGGTTGTCATTCTCACTGCCCAGACCATACAAGGTCCACGCCCCCAGCGACGGTCTCACAAATTGGAAACTGCCTGTATGCATCTGCGCAAACGCCTGTGCATGATTCGGCAGGTCCGTGTGCATGGAGTTGATGATGCACAGATCATCCGCATGCTTCGCAAGGTGAGGATAACGATCCGTGATCCACAGACCCGAGCTCCCATGCTGCGAAAAGGGGTGCGCCGGACCGAGCAGCTTCGCTCCCGCAGAGTCGCGGCCCAGCGTGGCGGACTTGCCGCTGCTCTTGATGAGGTTGGGCTTGTAGTCGAAGAGGTCCACATGCGAGGGACCTCCGCGCATCGTGAGGAAGATGACCCGCTTCGCCCTTGCTGGGAAATGTGGTGCCTTCGAGACCAACGCATCTCCTCCTTTCGCTGCTGCCGTTTGTGCGAGTGCAGCAAACGCCATATATCCGATGCCCGAGGACACCGTCATCAAGGCCTCGCGGCGTGAAACCAGGCGACGCGGAAATGCAGAAGCGGTCGTTTGCATGGCAGTAGGGCAGTTGAATTAAAGGGTGAAGCTAGTCAGCGTTGCGGAACTCCGCTGTGGCCAGCAGCGCCTGGCAATAACTGGCTAGCAAGGCATCTTCCCGAGGGGCCTCGGATGAAGTTCCCGCAGTCTCAAAATAGTACTTCGCGAGCTCCGTCTCCTTCGCATCCGGCACACGATTGAAGCAGAGCAGGAACGCCTCGCGTATGCGCCCCTCCGTCGTCTTCTGCGACGTCGCCACCCGGGTGGCCAGCGCCGCCGCCTGTTCCTGCACAAAAGCTCCGTTCAGCAGATACAGTGCCTGCAGTGGCACATTGGTCACGCTGCGGTCACCAATCACCAGGCTGGGCTCCGCTGCGTCGAAGAGTTCCATCGCGTCCGGCAGCGCATCGCGTAGTACCGGGAGATACACCGAGCGTCGGCGTGAGCCATCCAGATCCTCGGGTATCTTCTTGTTGAAGCCGATGAGCGACACCGAGTGATTGTCGAGTTCCGCGACCAGTGAACCTGCGCGAGGTGAAGGATCCAGCAAGCCGGACACCACCAGCATGGAGTCGCGAATCACTTCTGCATCCAGCCGCTTCTTGCTGACACGCCACAGGAGGCGGTTCTCCGGATCCTTGTGGAAGCAGTCGTCCCGATACGTGGACGCCTGCCGGTAGGTGCGCGACAACGCAATCTCACGAATCAGCGCCTTCACCGACCAGCCGCCCTCAGCGAATTTCACCGCCAGCGAATCCAGCAGCTCCCGGTGACTCGGACGCTCGCCGCTGAAGCCGAAGTTATCCGTAGTCTTCACAAGCCCCGCTCCCAGCAGGTGGCGCCACACACGATTCACCATTACTCGCGAGGTGAGCGGATGCTCGGGGCTCGTAAGCCATTGCGCAAACTCCAGCCGACCGCTCGACCTCTTATCAGGGGCTGATACGCCACGAATCTCCATCACTTTGGGGAAGCCACGTTTCACGGTCTTGCCTGGGTGCGCGATTTCACCGCGCTCCAACAACGCGGCATCCTCAACCTGGCCTGCATCCTCCACGCCCATGCAGAGTGGCAGCGCACGCCCCTGATCATCCACCGTGGCCAGCCGCCCCTCCATGCCACCGCTTTGCCAGTAGATGCGAATCGCATTGGTCAGGAGTTTGTTGAATTCACCACTGAGGTCCTTGCCCTCCAGCTTGGCCTTCGTCACATAGACCTCCTGCTCCTTGCCCTCCTTGGTGAGCTGCGCGAGGTCGGCCTTCAGCTTTGCCACCTCCTGAGGGGTGCCAGCTTTGTTGGGGATGAGTTGTCCCGGCAGATCCGGCAGGCGAATCAGGGTGCCGCCATTGTTGTTCTCGGAATCAATCCACGTGCCGTAGTGCGTCTTGGTGCTCTTGAAGACACCTGCGAGCGCATAGTAGTCCTCCATGCTGAAAGGCTCCGTCTTGTGGTCATGACAACGTGCGCACGCCACCGAACTGGCCATGATCGCACGAGTCGCCGTGTCGAGTTGTTCATCCGCGAGATCCGCGGCAAACTGCGCCTTGCTCATTTCATTCAGTCCCTTCGCGCCGAACGCAAGGAACCCCGTGGCAATCTGCAGACGCGCGCGCTCCGCATCATCTTTGGCAGGCAGCAGGTCACCGGCCATCTGTTCCGTGACGAAGCGGTCGAAGGGTTTGTCTTCATTCACCGCACAGATCACATAGTCGCGGTACCGCCACGCGTGGGGAAAGGTGATGTTCGATTCGCGACCGTTCGACTCGGCGAAACGCGCCACATCCAGCCAGTGCTTGCCCCATCGTTCGCCGAAGCGCGGACTCGCCAGCAGACGGTCTACGGTCTCACCAAGCAGCTTCTCCCGCTCCTGTCCTCCCTTCTTCCACGCCTCCACAAACGTCTGCGCCTCTTCCGGCGCCGGAGGCAGGCCAATCAAATCAAAGTGCAATCTCCGCAGCAGCACGATCGGATCCGCATCCGGCGAAGGTGTCATGCCTTCCGCTTCTAGTTTTGCCAAAACAAAACGGTCAAGATCTCGAATGGCCCAATCGGCCTTCTTTGTCTTGGGAAACTCCGCCACCACCGGCTTCTGGTAAGCCCAAAACTTCCTTCCTTCCTCGATGGACACCGGCGGCATGGCAGCCGTCTTCGCAGCGACTTCGCGTGGATCGGTGGCACCATTCTTTACCCATGATTCCAGATCCGCGATGACTCGATCACTCAGCTTTGGTTTCTTGGGCGGCATCTCGAGATCGGGATCCGCATGCTTCACCGCTGTTAGGAGCAAACTCTTGGCCGTGTCCCCCGGCACCACCGCAGGTCCAGTCTCACCGCCGCTGCGAATGCCATGCTTGGTATCCAGTAGCAATCCGCCTTTTGATTTACCTGATTCCGCGGAGTGGCACTCATAGCAGTGCTCCACCAGCACAGGCCGGATCCTTGATTCAAAGAAGGCGACGGACGCCGCATCCTCCGCGCGTGCGTGGCATGCCACGGCAACCACCGTGACAAC
Protein-coding regions in this window:
- a CDS encoding DUF1501 domain-containing protein, producing MQTTASAFPRRLVSRREALMTVSSGIGYMAFAALAQTAAAKGGDALVSKAPHFPARAKRVIFLTMRGGPSHVDLFDYKPNLIKSSGKSATLGRDSAGAKLLGPAHPFSQHGSSGLWITDRYPHLAKHADDLCIINSMHTDLPNHAQAFAQMHTGSFQFVRPSLGAWTLYGLGSENDNLPGFITLNPPADNGGALNYGSAFLPAICQGTRIGGSQLPDLYAAFLKRDDTPGPPMKNIANGKLSSSTQRAQIDLIRSLNQHKLEQEQWQPEIEGAIESFELAFRMQSEVPGVLEIRDEPESVRKLYGIGEGKDQFARQCLLARRLAEAGVRFIEIAAPANWDHHALLKDNLAKACEATDRPIAALLTDLKQRGMLKDTLVVWAGEFGRTPYAQATDGRDHNNKGYSIWMAGGGVKGGMNYGATDEIGYKAEVNPMHIHDWHATLLHLLGLDHTKLTFNYAGRNFRLTNVSGEVAKGLLA
- a CDS encoding PSD1 and planctomycete cytochrome C domain-containing protein; its protein translation is MKSIGTLPVIVVTVVAVACHARAEDAASVAFFESRIRPVLVEHCYECHSAESGKSKGGLLLDTKHGIRSGGETGPAVVPGDTAKSLLLTAVKHADPDLEMPPKKPKLSDRVIADLESWVKNGATDPREVAAKTAAMPPVSIEEGRKFWAYQKPVVAEFPKTKKADWAIRDLDRFVLAKLEAEGMTPSPDADPIVLLRRLHFDLIGLPPAPEEAQTFVEAWKKGGQEREKLLGETVDRLLASPRFGERWGKHWLDVARFAESNGRESNITFPHAWRYRDYVICAVNEDKPFDRFVTEQMAGDLLPAKDDAERARLQIATGFLAFGAKGLNEMSKAQFAADLADEQLDTATRAIMASSVACARCHDHKTEPFSMEDYYALAGVFKSTKTHYGTWIDSENNNGGTLIRLPDLPGQLIPNKAGTPQEVAKLKADLAQLTKEGKEQEVYVTKAKLEGKDLSGEFNKLLTNAIRIYWQSGGMEGRLATVDDQGRALPLCMGVEDAGQVEDAALLERGEIAHPGKTVKRGFPKVMEIRGVSAPDKRSSGRLEFAQWLTSPEHPLTSRVMVNRVWRHLLGAGLVKTTDNFGFSGERPSHRELLDSLAVKFAEGGWSVKALIREIALSRTYRQASTYRDDCFHKDPENRLLWRVSKKRLDAEVIRDSMLVVSGLLDPSPRAGSLVAELDNHSVSLIGFNKKIPEDLDGSRRRSVYLPVLRDALPDAMELFDAAEPSLVIGDRSVTNVPLQALYLLNGAFVQEQAAALATRVATSQKTTEGRIREAFLLCFNRVPDAKETELAKYYFETAGTSSEAPREDALLASYCQALLATAEFRNAD